One stretch of Sandaracinaceae bacterium DNA includes these proteins:
- a CDS encoding DMT family transporter, with protein MPDATQPEGPPPPSPALVHAGLLAVQVGFASHYVVSKVAVRELSPAGLALVRATVAAAVMLGVHLLSRGAPRVPFRDLAKLAGCAALGIAGNQLLFFSGLQRTTASNASVLVTTIPVFTLLVSLVLRRERATPKGVAGVALALAGVLYLLGAEALSLGPETVIGDLMIVGNSLFYGTYLVLVADLARRHGSMTTVVWLFGFGALWVLPFGGQALLDDAPGVRGTTWLLVAYIVLVPTIFTYLTNAWALRHAPPSIVAIYIYLQPVGATLLAVLFLDETPTPRLFGAAALVFAGIFLVTRRAPRPAT; from the coding sequence ATGCCAGACGCCACGCAGCCCGAGGGCCCGCCGCCTCCGTCGCCCGCCCTCGTGCACGCGGGGCTGCTCGCGGTGCAGGTCGGCTTCGCGAGCCACTACGTCGTGAGCAAGGTCGCGGTGCGGGAGCTGTCGCCGGCTGGGCTGGCGCTCGTCCGCGCGACGGTGGCCGCGGCCGTGATGCTGGGCGTGCACCTCCTGTCGCGGGGCGCGCCGCGCGTCCCGTTTCGAGATCTCGCGAAGCTCGCGGGCTGCGCCGCGCTCGGCATCGCGGGCAATCAGCTGCTCTTCTTCTCCGGCCTCCAGCGCACGACGGCGTCCAACGCGAGCGTGCTCGTGACGACGATCCCCGTGTTCACCTTGCTCGTGAGCCTCGTGCTGCGCCGCGAGCGGGCGACCCCGAAGGGCGTGGCCGGCGTCGCGCTCGCGCTCGCGGGCGTCCTCTATCTGCTCGGCGCCGAGGCGCTCTCGCTCGGGCCCGAGACGGTGATCGGCGACCTGATGATCGTCGGCAACTCGCTCTTCTACGGGACCTACCTCGTGCTCGTCGCCGACCTCGCGCGGCGACACGGATCGATGACCACGGTGGTGTGGCTCTTCGGCTTCGGCGCGCTCTGGGTCTTGCCCTTCGGCGGGCAGGCGTTGCTCGACGACGCACCCGGCGTGCGGGGCACGACCTGGCTGCTCGTCGCCTACATCGTGCTGGTGCCGACGATCTTCACGTACCTGACCAACGCGTGGGCGCTGCGACACGCCCCGCCCTCGATCGTCGCGATCTACATCTACCTGCAGCCGGTGGGCGCGACCCTGCTGGCCGTGCTCTTCCTCGACGAGACGCCCACGCCGCGCCTGTTCGGCGCCGCCGCGCTGGTGTTCGCGGGGATATTCCTCGTGACCCGCCGCGCGCCGCGCCCGGCCACCTGA
- the tyrA gene encoding bifunctional chorismate mutase/prephenate dehydrogenase: MSEPTPRARPLAVLRALIDAIDRDVLQLLSRRMAIVAEVAEYKRGHGRRIRDFEREREVLDDRRERAERLGLGAGVIESMWRLVLWASRDKQASLRAEVPLDVEPVTVAIIGGKGGMGRCMAQLFGDLGHAVMVADVDTRLRPEEAAALADVVVISVPIAVTEEVIRQIGPHVREDALLMDVTSVKEAPLAAMLASTKASVVGTHPMFGPNVHSVQGQRVVICPGRGERWEAWVRRMLSARGLEITDANAEQHDRAMAVVQVLNHFQTQVLGLTLARFGVPVEETLRFASPAYLMELYVAGRHFVQSPQLYGEIEMRNPRTAEVTRAFQDAARELAEVIEARDQDAFAEVFQEVRDYYGERFQREAAEQSGFLIDRLVERS; the protein is encoded by the coding sequence ATGTCCGAGCCGACCCCTCGCGCGCGTCCCCTCGCGGTCCTCCGCGCCCTGATCGACGCCATCGACCGCGACGTGCTCCAGCTGCTGAGCCGCCGCATGGCCATCGTGGCCGAGGTGGCGGAGTACAAACGCGGTCACGGGCGGCGCATCCGGGACTTCGAGCGGGAGCGCGAGGTGCTCGACGACCGCCGCGAGCGCGCGGAGAGGCTGGGCCTCGGCGCGGGCGTCATCGAGTCGATGTGGCGGCTCGTGCTCTGGGCGAGCCGCGACAAGCAGGCGTCGCTCCGGGCCGAGGTCCCCCTCGACGTCGAGCCGGTCACCGTCGCGATCATCGGCGGCAAGGGCGGCATGGGCCGCTGCATGGCGCAGCTCTTCGGCGACCTCGGCCACGCGGTCATGGTCGCCGACGTCGACACCCGGCTTCGCCCCGAGGAGGCGGCGGCGCTCGCGGACGTGGTCGTGATCAGCGTGCCCATCGCGGTGACCGAGGAAGTCATCCGGCAGATCGGGCCGCACGTGCGCGAGGACGCGCTGCTGATGGACGTCACGAGCGTGAAGGAGGCGCCGCTCGCCGCGATGCTCGCCTCGACGAAGGCCTCGGTGGTCGGCACCCACCCGATGTTCGGTCCCAACGTGCACTCGGTGCAGGGGCAGCGCGTGGTGATCTGCCCCGGGCGCGGGGAGCGATGGGAGGCGTGGGTGCGGCGCATGCTGAGCGCGCGCGGCCTCGAGATCACCGACGCCAACGCGGAGCAGCACGACCGCGCGATGGCCGTCGTGCAGGTCCTGAACCACTTCCAGACGCAGGTCCTCGGGCTGACGCTCGCCCGCTTCGGGGTGCCGGTCGAGGAGACGCTCCGCTTCGCCTCGCCCGCGTACCTCATGGAGCTCTACGTCGCGGGTCGACACTTCGTGCAGTCGCCGCAGCTCTACGGCGAGATCGAGATGCGAAACCCGCGCACCGCCGAGGTGACCCGCGCGTTCCAGGACGCCGCGCGCGAGCTCGCGGAGGTGATCGAGGCCCGCGATCAGGACGCCTTCGCGGAGGTCTTCCAGGAGGTCCGCGACTACTACGGAGAGCGCTTCCAGCGCGAGGCGGCCGAGCAAAGCGGCTTCCTCATCGACCGTCTCGTGGAGCGGTCCTGA